The following proteins are encoded in a genomic region of Sorangiineae bacterium MSr12523:
- a CDS encoding TetR/AcrR family transcriptional regulator, with the protein MTENSQGRRGRPVNEALGQTIVDAACELFVELGFQATTLDKVAQRAKISKLSIYRHFENKEALFSAAIAARCHQFAPQALVEGLDGSAEDQLMAVGSSLLRTLLSPDVRSVEAMIMADKTNQTSLSKLHYEAGPAHVIAQIEALLRQLHAKALLNVPDPLRSARLFAALFKGSDLLMIARFDEARAEDDNEIESYCRSAVAMFIAAHGGNDHAGG; encoded by the coding sequence GTGACCGAAAACAGCCAGGGCCGGCGCGGCCGGCCCGTCAACGAGGCGCTTGGCCAAACGATCGTCGACGCCGCGTGCGAACTCTTTGTGGAATTGGGCTTTCAAGCGACGACATTGGACAAGGTCGCCCAGCGGGCGAAGATATCCAAGCTCAGCATCTATCGGCACTTCGAGAACAAGGAGGCGCTGTTCAGCGCGGCCATCGCGGCCCGCTGCCATCAGTTTGCACCACAGGCCCTTGTTGAAGGCCTCGACGGTTCGGCCGAAGATCAGCTCATGGCGGTGGGATCATCCCTGCTTCGCACGCTGTTGAGCCCGGACGTCCGCAGTGTCGAAGCCATGATCATGGCCGACAAGACGAATCAAACGTCGTTGAGCAAGCTCCATTACGAAGCCGGCCCCGCCCATGTCATCGCCCAAATCGAGGCCCTGCTGCGTCAGTTGCATGCGAAGGCGCTTCTGAACGTGCCCGATCCTCTCCGGTCCGCCCGCTTGTTTGCTGCGCTTTTCAAAGGATCCGATCTCCTGATGATCGCACGCTTCGATGAGGCGAGAGCAGAGGACGACAACGAAATCGAATCCTATTGCCGGTCGGCCGTCGCCATGTTCATCGCCGCGCACGGTGGCAACGACCACGCGGGCGGATAA
- the guaA gene encoding glutamine-hydrolyzing GMP synthase produces MSEKRELVLILDFGSQYTQLIARRIREQRVYCEIHPCTVPFEKVRELNPKALILSGGPSSVYDEGAPQVDSRVFELGIPVLGICYGLYLIAQAFGGKVERANAREYGAARVVVERPEGIFHRFSKRETLDVWMSHGDRIVSLPPGFATIGVSGNTPFCAVGNTESKVYGVQFHPEVVHTPRGSDILASFLFDVTGLHPTWTPGSWTDEAIEIVRTKVGPDEHAVCGLSGGVDSSVAAVLCHKAIGDRLTCIFVDNGVLREGEVEQVVATFRENFHLNLIAVDEKKRFLDALRGVTDPEQKRKIIGKVFIDVFEEQAAKVKGARYLVQGTLYPDVIESVSFKGPSAVIKSHHNVGGLPERMNLQLIEPLRELFKDEVRAAGEALGMPRDLLYRQPFPGPGLAIRCLGEVTEERLAVLRAADTIVTSEIHKAGLHEEIWQSFCVLLPVRSVGVMGDGRTYEETCAVRAVRSVDGMTADWAPLPYDLLGRISNRIINEVRGINRVVYDISSKPPATIEWE; encoded by the coding sequence GTGAGTGAAAAGCGCGAGCTGGTCCTAATTCTCGACTTCGGCTCGCAATACACGCAGCTCATTGCGCGAAGAATCCGCGAGCAGCGCGTCTATTGCGAAATCCATCCTTGCACCGTTCCCTTCGAGAAGGTGCGTGAGCTCAATCCCAAAGCGCTGATCCTTTCGGGCGGCCCCTCCAGCGTCTACGACGAAGGTGCCCCGCAAGTCGATTCGCGTGTGTTCGAGCTGGGCATTCCCGTTCTTGGCATTTGCTACGGCCTGTACCTCATCGCGCAGGCGTTCGGCGGCAAGGTCGAACGTGCGAACGCGCGCGAGTACGGCGCCGCGCGTGTGGTGGTCGAGCGGCCCGAGGGGATCTTTCATCGCTTCTCCAAGCGCGAAACGTTGGACGTGTGGATGTCGCACGGCGACCGCATCGTGTCGCTGCCGCCGGGCTTCGCGACCATCGGCGTCTCGGGCAACACGCCCTTCTGTGCGGTGGGCAACACCGAGAGCAAGGTGTACGGCGTGCAGTTCCACCCGGAGGTCGTGCACACGCCGCGCGGCTCGGACATCCTCGCCTCGTTCCTGTTCGACGTCACGGGACTTCACCCGACGTGGACCCCCGGCTCGTGGACCGACGAGGCCATCGAGATCGTGCGCACGAAGGTCGGCCCGGACGAGCACGCGGTGTGCGGCCTCTCGGGCGGTGTCGACTCCTCGGTGGCGGCGGTGCTCTGCCACAAGGCCATCGGCGATCGTCTCACGTGCATCTTCGTCGACAACGGCGTGCTGCGCGAGGGCGAGGTGGAGCAAGTGGTCGCGACCTTCCGCGAGAACTTCCACTTGAACCTGATCGCGGTGGACGAGAAAAAGCGCTTCCTCGACGCCCTGCGCGGCGTGACCGATCCGGAGCAAAAGCGAAAAATCATCGGCAAGGTCTTCATCGACGTGTTCGAGGAGCAAGCCGCCAAGGTCAAAGGCGCACGCTACCTGGTCCAGGGCACGCTCTACCCAGACGTCATCGAGAGCGTTTCCTTCAAGGGCCCCAGTGCGGTCATCAAGAGCCACCACAACGTGGGCGGTCTTCCCGAGCGCATGAACCTGCAGCTCATCGAGCCCCTGCGCGAGCTGTTCAAGGACGAAGTGCGCGCCGCCGGCGAGGCCTTGGGCATGCCGCGCGATCTGCTCTACCGGCAGCCGTTCCCCGGACCGGGTCTGGCGATTCGCTGCCTCGGTGAGGTCACGGAGGAGCGCCTCGCCGTACTCCGCGCCGCCGACACCATCGTGACCAGCGAGATCCACAAGGCCGGTTTGCACGAGGAGATCTGGCAAAGCTTCTGCGTGCTACTCCCCGTGCGGTCCGTCGGCGTCATGGGCGACGGGCGCACCTACGAAGAGACCTGCGCCGTCCGAGCCGTGCGCTCAGTGGACGGGATGACCGCCGACTGGGCTCCCCTGCCCTACGACTTGCTCGGGCGCATCTCGAACCGCATCATCAACGAGGTGCGCGGGATCAACCGCGTGGTGTACGACATCTCGTCGAAGCCGCCGGCCACCATCGAGTGGGAGTGA
- the dut gene encoding dUTP diphosphatase, whose product MVPDLMIAVARTGPVQVPLPRYQTAGSAGMDLVAALEKPVRIKPMERVLIPTGLRFAIPPQFEGQVRPRSGLAANDGLTVLNAPGTIDSDYRGEAKVLLVNLGSKAVTIAPLDRIAQLVIAPVARAQLFEVAALDETARGEGGYGSTGK is encoded by the coding sequence ATGGTCCCCGACTTGATGATTGCGGTAGCGCGCACAGGCCCGGTCCAGGTTCCGCTGCCACGGTACCAAACAGCGGGTTCGGCAGGAATGGACCTCGTGGCCGCACTCGAAAAACCCGTGCGCATCAAGCCCATGGAGCGCGTGCTCATACCGACCGGACTGCGCTTTGCGATCCCGCCTCAATTCGAAGGGCAAGTGCGGCCGCGCTCCGGGCTTGCCGCCAACGATGGCCTCACCGTGCTCAACGCGCCGGGCACGATCGACTCCGATTACCGCGGCGAAGCAAAGGTGCTCCTGGTCAACCTCGGTTCGAAGGCTGTCACGATCGCACCGCTCGATCGGATCGCCCAGCTCGTCATCGCGCCCGTGGCACGCGCGCAGCTCTTCGAGGTCGCAGCCCTGGATGAAACGGCCCGCGGCGAGGGCGGTTACGGCTCGACGGGCAAGTAA
- a CDS encoding beta-propeller domain-containing protein: MRKTHSLFWTACFAAAGSLTIGGCGSSSGGQAEEETGEINASLHRAQGCGDLLDDLKRDTRLKMEKSIDQQIASLQRCLLTDCNGSGGVGMDSGSNGAPTDAGGAGGGRGGESAKSYSQTNTQVKGVDEADFVKNDGKYIYILHGRAFKVLNAWPSKELKESSTFDIEGNPSEMFVADGKVVIYSYVNGVDVFTAAGVSPKNRMPNYYGYGFAGDGRATDVAGAPAQGGGSSTPYVPLTKMTVLALEGTTPKVAREVYFEGSYLDARRVGPHVRTVLQGYAYGPRLKYSYYDLVPPTAQGQSNYPKTIPEQIAVLQQIRADNEAIIDASTLADYLPYTFVKSAEGTKAQSVACEDFYVPTVGSTESGVSEVVSLDLNDPHAVPKETAILGRADTVYGGTDTLYLAARAWSWPSFAWRSGSVPWGEQPALPVRAISSARTHIHKFEFKTDAKFPNYQASGTVKGAIKDQFSLDDQDGYLRVATTESRTYIDGKGRYFWPRATLDANGEPTPDSQTNQWPTAMNQLAVLQQKDGLLLPAGKVENLAPNESIYSVRFVGSRGYVVTFRRVDPLFVFDLSSPQNPKVLAALKIPGFSEYMHPIDDRHILTIGRDGDQQGRARALQLQIFDVADGANPVLKHRFTFESGTYGSSEAEYDHKAFTYFADKKLLAFPYYNYGSYTGTTTSTLELFKVDVNTGITKLTSLDQSPLVAQQHGQGYCGGYYQPGVRRGIFLEDYAYSISYGGLVVRNAAKLDEPPVTLALPSPQINSGYGPACY; this comes from the coding sequence ATGAGGAAGACCCATTCGCTTTTTTGGACGGCTTGTTTCGCAGCAGCCGGCTCGCTGACCATCGGCGGTTGCGGAAGTAGCTCGGGGGGCCAGGCGGAGGAGGAGACGGGCGAGATCAACGCCTCCCTTCACCGCGCGCAGGGATGCGGCGATCTCCTCGACGACTTGAAACGCGACACGCGCCTGAAGATGGAGAAATCCATCGACCAGCAGATTGCATCGCTCCAGCGCTGCTTGCTCACGGACTGCAACGGCTCCGGCGGCGTGGGCATGGACTCGGGCTCGAACGGTGCCCCGACGGACGCCGGCGGCGCCGGGGGAGGCCGCGGCGGTGAATCGGCCAAGTCCTACTCGCAGACGAACACGCAGGTGAAGGGCGTCGACGAAGCGGACTTCGTCAAGAACGATGGCAAGTACATCTACATCCTTCACGGGCGCGCCTTCAAAGTGCTGAATGCGTGGCCTTCCAAGGAATTGAAGGAGTCCTCCACGTTCGACATCGAAGGCAACCCGTCCGAGATGTTCGTGGCCGACGGCAAGGTGGTGATTTACTCGTACGTGAACGGCGTCGATGTGTTCACCGCCGCCGGCGTGTCGCCGAAGAATCGCATGCCCAACTACTATGGCTACGGCTTCGCCGGCGATGGGCGCGCAACGGACGTGGCCGGGGCTCCTGCGCAGGGCGGAGGCTCCAGCACGCCCTACGTGCCGCTCACCAAGATGACGGTGCTCGCCCTCGAGGGGACGACGCCCAAGGTGGCACGCGAGGTCTACTTCGAGGGAAGCTACCTCGATGCACGCCGCGTGGGCCCGCACGTGCGCACCGTGCTGCAGGGGTACGCGTATGGCCCGCGACTCAAATACAGCTATTACGATTTGGTTCCGCCGACGGCGCAAGGCCAAAGCAATTATCCGAAGACGATCCCCGAGCAAATTGCGGTGCTCCAGCAGATTCGCGCGGACAACGAGGCCATCATCGATGCGAGCACCTTGGCGGATTATTTGCCGTACACCTTCGTGAAGAGCGCCGAGGGGACGAAGGCGCAAAGCGTGGCGTGCGAGGACTTCTACGTGCCCACCGTGGGAAGCACGGAAAGCGGCGTTTCCGAGGTGGTTTCCCTCGATTTGAACGATCCCCATGCGGTCCCCAAAGAGACCGCGATCCTCGGCCGCGCCGATACGGTTTACGGCGGGACCGATACGTTGTACCTCGCTGCGCGCGCGTGGAGCTGGCCTTCCTTCGCGTGGCGATCGGGGAGTGTGCCGTGGGGCGAGCAGCCCGCGCTGCCGGTGAGGGCCATTTCGTCGGCGCGCACGCACATTCACAAATTCGAATTCAAGACGGATGCGAAGTTCCCAAATTACCAAGCATCCGGCACGGTCAAAGGAGCCATCAAGGATCAGTTCTCGCTCGATGACCAAGATGGCTACCTGCGCGTCGCCACGACGGAGTCGCGCACGTACATCGATGGGAAGGGCCGGTATTTCTGGCCCAGGGCCACCCTCGATGCGAACGGCGAGCCCACACCCGATTCGCAGACCAACCAATGGCCCACCGCGATGAATCAGCTCGCCGTGCTCCAGCAAAAGGACGGGCTTCTTCTGCCAGCGGGCAAGGTGGAAAACCTGGCCCCGAACGAGTCGATCTACAGCGTGCGCTTCGTCGGCTCGCGCGGGTACGTGGTGACGTTTCGCCGCGTCGATCCGCTGTTCGTGTTCGACTTGTCGTCGCCGCAGAATCCCAAGGTGCTGGCTGCGCTCAAGATTCCGGGCTTCAGCGAGTACATGCACCCCATCGACGATCGGCACATCCTCACCATCGGGCGCGATGGCGACCAACAGGGCAGGGCGCGTGCGTTGCAATTGCAGATCTTCGACGTGGCGGACGGCGCCAACCCGGTGCTGAAGCATCGCTTTACGTTCGAAAGCGGCACGTATGGATCCAGCGAAGCGGAGTACGATCACAAGGCGTTCACGTACTTCGCGGACAAGAAGCTTCTCGCGTTCCCGTACTACAATTACGGATCGTACACGGGCACCACGACGAGCACCCTCGAGCTCTTCAAGGTCGACGTGAACACGGGCATCACCAAGTTGACGAGCCTCGATCAGTCGCCGCTCGTGGCGCAGCAGCATGGGCAGGGCTACTGCGGCGGGTATTACCAACCCGGTGTTCGCCGCGGCATCTTCCTGGAAGATTACGCCTACTCCATCTCGTACGGCGGACTGGTGGTGCGAAACGCGGCCAAGTTGGACGAACCGCCCGTGACCCTGGCGCTTCCCAGCCCGCAGATCAACAGCGGGTACGGGCCGGCCTGCTATTAG
- a CDS encoding PEGA domain-containing protein, with protein MLRRLAGVLLLAAATTAACGGTEPPRTVSLRMKGQPPAATVTIDDQWIGTLARVTRFGVALPPGRHRITVEAPGHFPWDRLVEVKEGDAPVQLDVALVPVPD; from the coding sequence GTGCTTCGCCGTCTTGCAGGAGTTCTTCTCTTGGCCGCCGCAACGACGGCGGCGTGCGGGGGGACCGAGCCGCCTCGCACGGTCTCACTGCGCATGAAAGGGCAGCCCCCCGCCGCCACCGTGACCATCGACGATCAGTGGATCGGCACCCTGGCGCGGGTGACCCGATTTGGAGTGGCCCTGCCGCCGGGCCGGCATCGCATCACCGTGGAGGCGCCCGGCCACTTTCCCTGGGACCGCCTCGTCGAGGTGAAGGAGGGGGATGCCCCCGTCCAGCTCGACGTCGCGCTGGTCCCCGTGCCGGACTGA
- a CDS encoding germacradienol/geosmin synthase has protein sequence MQAFRLPDFYMPYPARLNPNLERAREHSTAWARQLGMLDAPKPGGGVVWTEEDLLKHDYGIMCAYTHPDCDGPALDLITDWYVWVFFFDDHFLEHFKHSRDIAGAQAYLAQLERFMTRGKDESPEPTNPAEAGLKDLWARTTPAMSDAWRDRFITSTHNLMVESMWELINIDIGRIANPIEYMHMRRRVGGAPWSANLVEYAVGAEIPANLAGTRPMEVLSDAFADAVHLRNDLFSYQREVQQEGENSNAVLVFERFFECSTQEAADRVNDLLTSRLQQFENTALTEVPGLFVEHAVPANAQLGVAAYVKGLQDWQSGGHEWHARSSRYMNESLQASSGPTLPGPTGIGISASQLSFGPGLRGHARQHSHKPLQPVGHLQLPELYMPFPIQTSQHLAAARRYSVGWAQSMGLFEAVPGLERGIWDERRFLGLDLAHCAAMIHAKGTREQVFLSTDWLSWGTYADDFYPQVFGVPRNHAGAKACNDRLALFMPLDASATPEPTNPLERGLGNLWHRTAGPMSAAARKVFRQSIEDMLASWLWELANQAQNRIPDPIDYVEMRRKTFGSDLTLSLERLAHFDVIPEEIRHTRVLRELETAAQDYACFTNDLFSYQKEMEFEGEVHNIVLVVENFLDVDRWKARDIVVRLMKERMKQFEHVVKNDLPALFEDFKLDAPLRALLQRHADHLKSWMAGILEWHRHCVRYTEVDLRRVYRSKPEAPKKGFAFLPSGLGSAAVRIPRPTPTS, from the coding sequence ATGCAGGCATTCAGGTTGCCGGATTTCTATATGCCGTATCCAGCGCGTCTCAACCCGAACCTGGAGAGGGCGCGCGAGCACAGCACGGCGTGGGCACGGCAGCTGGGCATGCTCGATGCGCCCAAGCCCGGGGGCGGCGTCGTCTGGACCGAAGAGGACTTGCTCAAGCACGACTACGGGATCATGTGCGCGTATACCCATCCCGACTGCGACGGGCCTGCGCTCGACTTGATCACCGATTGGTACGTCTGGGTCTTCTTCTTCGACGACCATTTTCTCGAGCACTTCAAGCACTCCCGGGACATCGCCGGCGCACAAGCCTACCTCGCCCAGCTCGAGCGCTTCATGACCCGCGGCAAGGACGAATCGCCCGAGCCAACCAACCCCGCCGAGGCCGGGCTGAAAGATCTCTGGGCGCGCACCACACCGGCGATGTCCGATGCATGGCGCGACCGCTTCATCACGAGCACCCACAATCTCATGGTCGAGTCGATGTGGGAGCTCATCAACATCGACATCGGTCGCATCGCCAACCCCATCGAGTACATGCACATGCGCCGCAGGGTCGGCGGCGCGCCCTGGTCGGCGAACCTCGTGGAATACGCGGTGGGGGCGGAGATCCCGGCCAACCTCGCGGGCACGCGGCCGATGGAGGTGCTCTCCGACGCCTTCGCGGATGCCGTGCACCTTCGAAACGACTTGTTCTCGTACCAGCGCGAGGTGCAGCAGGAGGGCGAAAACTCCAATGCCGTGCTCGTGTTCGAACGCTTCTTCGAGTGCTCGACGCAGGAAGCCGCGGATCGGGTGAACGATCTTCTGACCTCGCGCCTGCAACAATTCGAGAACACCGCCCTCACGGAGGTGCCCGGTCTGTTCGTGGAGCACGCGGTCCCGGCGAACGCGCAGCTTGGCGTCGCGGCGTACGTGAAAGGCCTTCAAGATTGGCAATCGGGTGGCCACGAGTGGCACGCGCGCTCGAGCCGCTACATGAACGAGAGCCTGCAGGCTTCGTCCGGGCCCACCCTGCCTGGCCCCACCGGCATCGGCATCTCGGCGAGTCAGTTGTCGTTCGGCCCAGGCCTCCGGGGGCACGCCCGCCAGCATTCGCACAAGCCGCTGCAGCCCGTCGGGCACCTCCAGCTGCCCGAGCTCTACATGCCCTTCCCCATCCAAACCAGCCAACACCTGGCAGCGGCACGTCGTTACTCGGTGGGATGGGCGCAGAGCATGGGCCTCTTCGAGGCGGTGCCGGGCCTGGAGCGCGGCATCTGGGACGAGCGGCGCTTTCTCGGATTGGATCTCGCGCACTGCGCGGCGATGATCCACGCCAAGGGCACGCGCGAGCAGGTTTTCCTCTCGACGGACTGGCTCTCGTGGGGGACCTACGCGGACGATTTCTACCCGCAGGTCTTCGGTGTGCCGCGCAACCACGCCGGGGCCAAGGCCTGCAACGACCGGCTCGCGCTGTTCATGCCGCTCGATGCCAGTGCCACCCCCGAGCCGACGAACCCGCTGGAACGCGGCCTCGGCAACCTATGGCATCGCACCGCAGGTCCGATGAGCGCGGCGGCGCGCAAGGTGTTCCGCCAGTCCATCGAGGACATGCTGGCGAGCTGGCTCTGGGAGCTCGCCAACCAGGCGCAGAACCGCATCCCCGATCCGATCGACTACGTCGAAATGCGCCGCAAGACGTTTGGCTCGGATCTGACCCTGTCCCTCGAGCGCCTGGCCCACTTCGACGTGATCCCCGAGGAGATTCGCCACACGCGCGTGTTGCGCGAACTCGAGACGGCGGCGCAAGACTACGCCTGCTTCACCAACGACTTGTTCTCGTACCAAAAGGAAATGGAGTTCGAGGGCGAGGTGCACAACATCGTTCTCGTGGTGGAGAACTTTCTCGACGTGGACCGCTGGAAGGCGCGCGACATCGTGGTGCGCTTGATGAAAGAGCGCATGAAGCAATTCGAGCACGTCGTCAAAAACGATCTGCCGGCCTTGTTCGAAGACTTCAAGCTCGATGCGCCTCTGCGAGCACTGCTTCAGCGCCATGCGGACCATCTCAAGTCCTGGATGGCCGGCATCCTGGAGTGGCACCGCCACTGCGTGCGCTACACCGAGGTGGATCTCCGCCGCGTTTACCGCTCCAAGCCCGAAGCACCGAAGAAAGGCTTCGCGTTCCTCCCCTCCGGCCTGGGCAGCGCGGCCGTGCGCATCCCGCGCCCCACGCCGACGAGTTAA
- a CDS encoding NAD(P)/FAD-dependent oxidoreductase: protein MDDVIIIGGSFAGLAGALQLGRARRKVTVLDTGLPRNRFAGHSHGLLGHDHKPPLDILAEARQQLARYPTIRLVSARADRVSGAIDDFSVLTADGESLGARRLILSYGVADQMPDVPGFAESWGTSIVPCPYCDGFEVAGQHWGLIWSGPQSHNYIRLYHDWTDTLTLFADGHDIPPDIRADLARRNIPVVDGRITEIAHHGGHIATVNLDTGRNVAVDILFAHPRNKPSASLHESLGLATVDTPLGIALKVDERRETSMPGIYAAGDLANPLMASVTTASSHGAMAGIFAQQSMLV from the coding sequence TTGGATGACGTCATCATCATCGGCGGCAGCTTTGCCGGTCTCGCCGGCGCCCTGCAGCTAGGCCGTGCCCGCCGCAAGGTCACCGTTCTCGATACCGGCCTGCCGCGCAATCGCTTTGCGGGCCACTCGCATGGCCTGCTCGGTCACGATCACAAGCCACCGCTGGACATCCTGGCCGAGGCACGGCAGCAGCTGGCGCGTTATCCCACGATCAGGCTGGTCAGTGCCCGGGCCGACCGCGTCTCCGGGGCTATCGACGATTTCTCCGTCCTCACTGCCGATGGCGAAAGCCTTGGCGCGCGCCGCCTGATCCTGAGCTATGGCGTCGCCGACCAGATGCCTGATGTTCCGGGCTTTGCCGAAAGCTGGGGCACGTCCATCGTGCCCTGTCCCTATTGCGATGGCTTTGAAGTCGCCGGCCAGCATTGGGGCCTTATCTGGTCCGGCCCGCAGTCGCACAATTATATCAGGCTGTACCACGATTGGACCGACACGTTGACGCTCTTCGCCGATGGTCACGACATTCCACCCGATATCCGGGCCGATCTGGCGCGCCGCAACATACCTGTCGTCGATGGCCGGATCACCGAGATCGCCCATCACGGGGGCCATATCGCCACCGTCAATCTCGATACCGGCCGCAATGTCGCAGTCGACATCCTGTTCGCCCATCCGCGAAACAAGCCGTCCGCAAGCCTGCACGAATCACTGGGCCTCGCCACGGTGGATACGCCCCTCGGCATCGCCCTCAAAGTCGACGAGCGCCGCGAAACCAGCATGCCCGGCATCTACGCCGCCGGCGACCTCGCCAACCCCCTCATGGCCTCGGTCACCACGGCATCATCGCACGGCGCGATGGCAGGTATCTTCGCCCAGCAGTCGATGCTGGTTTGA
- a CDS encoding CGNR zinc finger domain-containing protein, producing the protein MISTVTAPFLFLGNHPALDFLNTAPRDGERLMDYRTLAAWTEEAGLVLPEDAAVAASRWGSTAEAAAVLTRAHALRELFRDVVHCIIFGSTVAAELLVQLNAALREESGAYMELSRNPKTGGFQRITRLALANASDLLAPILRAMGAFLAEANLDLLRACEDPTCVLVFYDVSKNHARRWCSMEACGNRHKVNAYRARK; encoded by the coding sequence GTGATATCGACGGTTACAGCGCCGTTCCTCTTCCTTGGGAACCATCCAGCGCTCGACTTTCTCAACACGGCGCCGCGGGATGGCGAGCGGCTCATGGACTACCGCACCCTCGCAGCGTGGACGGAGGAGGCGGGCCTGGTGCTTCCGGAGGACGCGGCCGTTGCCGCCTCGCGCTGGGGAAGCACCGCGGAGGCCGCGGCGGTCCTCACGCGTGCCCACGCCCTTCGCGAGCTTTTTCGCGACGTCGTCCACTGCATCATCTTCGGCAGCACCGTCGCCGCGGAGTTGCTCGTGCAACTCAACGCGGCCCTGCGCGAGGAATCGGGCGCCTACATGGAACTAAGCCGCAACCCCAAGACGGGCGGCTTCCAGCGCATCACCCGGCTGGCCCTCGCCAACGCGAGCGATCTCCTCGCGCCCATCTTGCGAGCGATGGGCGCGTTCCTGGCCGAGGCGAACCTGGATCTGCTGCGCGCGTGCGAAGACCCGACCTGCGTCCTCGTCTTCTATGACGTCTCCAAGAACCACGCCCGTCGCTGGTGCAGCATGGAAGCCTGCGGCAACCGCCACAAGGTCAACGCCTACCGCGCACGAAAGTAA
- a CDS encoding alpha/beta hydrolase: protein MSASLVAYRTAKVDGLSIFYREAGPKGATPVLLLHGFPSSSHMFRDLIPELAQDFHVIAPDYPGFGNSDAPAADRFAYTFDHLADVMEHFVQAIGLPPFAMYVQDYGGPVGFRLATRRPEWIRALIVQNANAYDEGLSPMAREFLSSLAGPRNAEREEAARKLMSREGTISQYKTGAKNPDAMNPDAWNMDQAGLDRPGNFDIQYALHANYHTNPARYPEWHAYFAKHQPKTLVVWGKGDPIFTVEGAKAYAKDLRHIETHLLDTGHFALEEEHTAIAAHIRRFLTEAG from the coding sequence ATGTCTGCTTCCCTCGTTGCGTACCGGACCGCCAAGGTCGACGGACTCTCCATTTTCTACCGGGAAGCCGGCCCGAAGGGTGCGACGCCGGTTCTGCTCCTGCACGGCTTCCCGTCGTCCTCGCACATGTTCCGTGATCTCATTCCGGAGCTTGCGCAGGACTTCCACGTGATCGCCCCGGACTACCCCGGCTTCGGCAACAGCGATGCGCCGGCCGCGGATCGCTTCGCGTACACGTTCGATCATCTCGCGGACGTGATGGAGCACTTCGTCCAGGCGATCGGCCTTCCGCCTTTCGCCATGTACGTCCAGGATTACGGCGGCCCCGTGGGCTTTCGCCTGGCCACGCGCCGCCCCGAGTGGATCCGCGCGCTCATCGTGCAGAACGCGAATGCCTACGACGAGGGCCTATCCCCCATGGCGCGCGAGTTTCTCTCGTCCCTTGCGGGCCCTCGCAACGCCGAGCGCGAGGAGGCGGCACGCAAGCTGATGTCGCGCGAGGGCACCATTTCGCAATACAAGACGGGCGCGAAAAACCCCGACGCCATGAACCCGGACGCGTGGAACATGGACCAAGCCGGCCTCGATCGCCCCGGCAATTTCGATATCCAGTACGCGCTGCACGCGAACTACCACACGAACCCCGCGCGCTACCCGGAGTGGCACGCGTACTTCGCCAAGCACCAGCCCAAGACGCTCGTCGTTTGGGGAAAGGGCGATCCGATCTTCACGGTGGAAGGCGCCAAGGCCTACGCGAAGGATCTGCGCCATATCGAGACCCACCTCCTCGACACCGGCCACTTCGCCCTAGAGGAGGAGCACACGGCCATCGCCGCGCACATCCGTCGCTTTCTCACCGAAGCAGGTTAA